GTGCTGCCTGTTTGTCCTGCCATGATTCAGTTATGTGGTGGTGATGTTTTCATGCATTCAAAGGATTAAACTCCAGTTTTGTAAATCTTTTTTGGGTCTGCACCTTATGCTTCAAATTCGTGTCAGATCCTTCTAATTTATTCAAAGCCATTAAATTTTTAGGGACAGACAGATATGTTGCCACTCAAAATGGAGTCTGCAAAATACGAACTACTGCACTGTGCCAACAAATCAAACAGTTACCCCTGTCTACTTGGTGTACAGTgattataaaaagtctacacaccccaatacttttaaaaacaaactttatTATAAGATTACAACTACTATATCTGGATGAATTTGTTATTGCAAAATGTGATTTCATTCAAGAAGGACTTCATCCTCAACCAAAATGTTACCAACAATTTCAAAGTCGAGGGCTCTCCAGTTGAACACATTGCCAGGGGTGAAGTTTGAGTCAGCTTCGTAGCGTTGGATCTCATTGGAAGAGATGACATGGTCCCACATGTGAAGTCGTGAGATCATGCCGATGAAGGATTGACTGCCGTCAAAGCCTCCCCCGTAATTGTCCTGCTCTTGGCCCAGGATGGTGATGGGCTTGCCCCTGATGGGTTGTCCCGAGTGGATGAATCTCTTGATGGTGGGCTTGCCATCCACCCACAACTGGGCGATGCCGTCGTCAGAATTCCAGGTGGAGCACATGGTATGCCAGGTATTTGGAGGAAACGACAGAGCCAGGAAATCTGTGCCGCCATCCCGTGCATGCATCCTGATGAcgtcgtttgtgtttattttgaagagcACAAAGTCATTGCTGATTGCCGGCGTGGCCAGTGAGAAAAGGCCGTAGTTTCTGGTGAGATCTGTGACAAATCTGAGCAGAGATGGAAAAATGACATATTTAACTCAACCACAGCACTTTGCCATAAATCTGCTGTCTTAATGCAAATGCAGCAGAAGTGTTGGAACCAGATCAgttatttcaaaacaacaggtgaagcaacacatgtagacataCAATACTCAcatgcatatattctttatcctctgcaaaaaataatatttctcCTCACTGAGAAGCTTTCTTTAATTGTTAATATTTTCTCAAATGAGCAAACCGAGTCAGTGGCGATACCCTAATTACCTGAGACAGAGGGTCAATGCATTGAAGGATGTTTTGGGTGTCATCAGTTTCACGTGGTCTCTGGCAGTTTCCCTCGGGAAGACAAAGGCTTTGCCAGAAAGATCTGCACGCACATCAAGAATGATTAAGacattcaacaacaacaacagtgacATCTTTTCTGTATTGCTTAGcacacttttgtgtgtgtacgtgtggtGAGTACCTTTGGTTTCTGCATAACATGATGCAAGCATCATCATGAAAACCAAGAGTTTCACCATCTGAAAGGAAGTCAATGTTGTCCACACAAACGCATGAAATGTGAACAATATTCCTGCATACTGTCATTATATTAAAGTAATATCCTaagttattaaaaagaaaaaaaggaaaacaaacttACCTTGTTTTGAGTGTGCAGCTTTGAGAAGACAGGCAAGTTCCCTTTCATCGATATTTATATGTAACATTATGTAATGGATACGGATTTTGAACTCCTGGTCTCTCGAGTAAACAAATAGGAAAGGTTTTAAATTGTGCAACATGATGTCCTTAGCTCACCCCTGATCTGGCGCTTATCCATCGATCTCTGGTGCACGATAGTGGGACTCTAAACACTCAAAAACTACATTACCCATCATGCACCGCCGTGACATCGCAAATTGATTTCCAATATGGTGTGCAGATCCTTCCAATACTTTTTGATTAGTTGAAACCTCTGATTAGTGTACAGTggttataaaaagtctacaccccccattccttttaaaaaatgaactttATTATAATATTACAACTTTATCTGgataaaatatactttttttttcttctctatgAATTTGTTATCGCAACATTGTGACTTTGGGATTAATTGGCATTAGGATTATGAGGTCTTTGGGAAAACATGCCTTCTGGGAACCCAGAAAGTTTTCACAGAATGTGATttcattgaataaagactTCATCCTCAACCAAAACGTTACCAACAATTTCAAAGTCAAGGGCTCCCCAGTTGAACACGTTCCCAGGGGTGAAGAAGTTTGAGTCAGTCTCGTAGCGTTGGATCTCATCGGGAGGGATGACATGGTCCCACATGTGAAGTCGAGAGATCATGCCGATGAAGGATTGAGTTGCGTCAAAGCCTCCCCCATAATTGTCCTGCTCTTGGCCCAGGATGGTGATGGGCTTGCCGCTAATAGGCTTTCCCGAGTGGATGAACCTCTTAATGGTAGGCTTGCCATCCACCCACAACTGAGCGATGCCGTTTTCAGAGTTCCAGGTGGAACACATGGTGTGCCAGGTATTTGGAGGAAAAGACAGAGCCAGGAACACAGTATAGCTGTCCTGTGCATTCACACTGATGATGTCTTCCACGCTTTTTTTGAAGAGCACAAAGGCATTGCTGATTGTCGGCGTGGCCAGAGAGAAAAGGGCGTAGTTTCTGGTGAGATCAGTGACGAATCTGAGCAAAAATAGAAAACGACAAATTTACACTTTGCCATAAATCTGCTGTCTTAATGTAAATGATACCCCAATTACCTGAGACAGACGGTTAATGCATTGAAGGATGTTTTGGGCGTCATCAGTTTCACGTGGTCTCTGGCAGTTTCCCTCGGGAAGACAAAGACTTTGCCAGAAAgatctacacacacacacatcaagaACGATTAAGACATCTCTAGTGTGAAGTGACAAAGCCAACACACCAATcattcaacaacaaaatttTCTGTATTGCTCAGTACACTtttgcgtgtatgtgtgtgatgaGTACCTTGGGTTTCTGCATAACATGATGCAAGCATCACCATGAAAACCAAGAGTTTCACCATCTGAAAGGAAGTCAGTGTTGTCCACACAGTCAAATGcatgaaatgtaaacattattCCTACATACTGTCATTATATTAAAGCAatattcagagttattcaaaaggaaaacaaatgtctTACCTTGTCTTGAGTGTGCAGCTTTGAGTAGACAGGCGAGCTCCCTTTCGTCGATATTTATATGTAACATTATGTAATGGATAAGGATTTTGAACGCCTGGTCTCTCGAGTAAACAAATGTGGAAAGTTTTAAATTGTGCAACGCGATGCCCTTAGCTCATTGAAGTGTAGTGCTGTTTTTCATAGCAAAACAGCTGCGATCGCTCTCAGGTGGGAATGTGTCCAAACCCTCAAAAACTACATTACCCATCATGCACCACAGTGACGTCACGAATTAATTTCCAAGCTAATGCTCGAAAGTATCATGGTTTAGTAAGCACAGCGAAACACGTTAAAATTAAACCACAAATTCATTATAATGCAACAATAAAACACTGATTTGACATATCGTTACATCTGCTTGAGTTTTATCTAGATACTAAACATGTTCGTTCAACGTTACTTTTTACTTTGAGGGTTCATCCTCAGATTGTatcttttgttaaaaaaataaaatgcctaATAAATTTGCGCAATCCTAAATAACAGGATATTGCacgatttgtttttatttaaaaaaaaaaactaagtcGTGTCGCACGACGTGATGACGTAGAATTTGCGCGACGGAGTGAAAAGTCAGGATTCAACTACGGTTCGTTGGTACGTAACAACGTTTCATTGGAATCCTGTACCAATCAATATACTCAAGGAATGCACCTATAACAAACATTAAACGTGACACGTTGCATTAGTAACTAATTCTCTCGGGCAAAGCGTTTTATGACTTTTATCGGAGCGATGCTAGATTCACAAGCTACCCGTGACGTGCTAAAGTTGAGCTGTTAGCCGAAGGTCCACTTGTTGAATCATCACTTCGTGCCGAAAGTAGTAAGGTATGTTACAAATTGTTATTATGAATGAAACTGAGAAATATCAGTTTATCTTCGCCAGGTAAGCCCACCACATTTGCAGTGATTTCTGCAGGAACATGTTGCTCTTCGAAAGGTAATGGGGAAACTGACTGAATAAAACAGTGTAAGATTAATAACATGAGGAAGAGATGTCACACAGAGGTCAGATGGGTCCCTTGACAAAGGCGTAAGGTCAAGTGCCACCTCCACTGTAGCTTTTCATTCATGACTGTCATTTATGAATGTACTCTTCAAGTATttatgtcttgacatgtgaagaaattgacaataaagcagactttgtcTTGGCAGGTTTTAAACCATGGGGGACGTGAAGACCCCAGACTTTGATGATTTGCTAGCAGCCTTTGATATTCCTGACATTGATGCCATCCAGTCAAGTCCAGAAGAGGATGATGTTTCTActcatgaaagaaaacattcaccCCAACCTGGCTCCCCTACCTTGCACATTGCCCCTCCTGCTGTCAGCGTGATAGTGATGAACACCGTGCGACCCTgcgatgaagatgatgacgatgatggaACGAAAAACGACCATGCAAGCTCTCTTTTAGAGTCTCATCTCAAGATGAATGTCAGTGCCGCCCAGATTGCCAACTGCCTTAATGGGTCTGCCGTTAGTGACCACCAAGGTTCCAGTGCGGCACCACAGCACCAGCATTCACCGCTGAACGATGACAACGAAGGCGATGCGATGGAGATTGAGTCGGTCAGGGACATGATTGAAGATGTGATCAGTATGAAGCCCCAGCAGCAACTGGAGTCCACCCAATTATCTATTCCTCCCTCTCCTCAGTCTGGCTTGCCTCAAAAGGAAGAAGCACACCTCCTCCCTCATGCGCCGTCTTCACCTTTATCACACAACGGGGATTTGGGCAAAAAGAACACCTCTCACTTGGACGAGGACGACTCAGAACCAGACTTGGGAAGCCCATTGGTGATCCACGAAAGCCCAGAATTCATCATGCCGTCGCCTCCGAAATTGAAACACAGCGTCAGACATCAACCGGAGCTGTGCGTCTCTCCCGAGATCACCTCGTGCACTCTTGAAACGCTGACTGAGCAGGAGG
This DNA window, taken from Syngnathus acus chromosome 16, fSynAcu1.2, whole genome shotgun sequence, encodes the following:
- the LOC119136255 gene encoding serum amyloid P-component-like isoform X3, with product MVKLLVFMMMLASCYAETKDLSGKAFVFPRETARDHVKLMTPKTSFNALTLCLRFVTDLTRNYGLFSLATPAISNDFVLFKINTNDVIRMHARDGGTDFLALSFPPNTWHTMCSTWNSDDGIAQLWVDGKPTIKRFIHSGQPIRGKPITILGQEQDNYGGGFDGSQSFIGMISRLHMWDHVISSNEIQRYEADSNFTPGNVFNWRALDFEIVGNILVEDEVLLE
- the LOC119136255 gene encoding serum amyloid P-component-like isoform X2, translated to MVKLLVFMVMLASCYAETQDLSGKVFVFPRETARDHVKLMTPKTSFNALTVCLRFVTDLTRNYALFSLATPTISNAFVLFKKSVEDIISVNAQDSYTVFLALSFPPNTWHTMCSTWNSENGIAQLWVDGKPTIKRFIHSGKPISGKPITILGQEQDNYGGGFDATQSFIGMISRLHMWDHVIPPDEIQRYETDSNFFTPGNVFNWGALDFEIVGNVLVEDEVFIQ
- the LOC119136255 gene encoding serum amyloid P-component-like isoform X1; this encodes MKGNLPVFSKLHTQNKMVKLLVFMMMLASCYAETKDLSGKAFVFPRETARDHVKLMTPKTSFNALTLCLRFVTDLTRNYGLFSLATPAISNDFVLFKINTNDVIRMHARDGGTDFLALSFPPNTWHTMCSTWNSDDGIAQLWVDGKPTIKRFIHSGQPIRGKPITILGQEQDNYGGGFDGSQSFIGMISRLHMWDHVISSNEIQRYEADSNFTPGNVFNWRALDFEIVGNILVEDEVLLE